CTTTAGATATTCACCATAATTATAGTTATAAGAGCACATGGGGTGACAGTCGAGGCTGGGGAGGGCGTAGGATACACGAAGGGACAGATTTGTTTGCCTCGTATGGTGTCCCAGTGAAGTCAACCGCTTATGGCATTGTTGAAACGATGGGTTGGAACGACTTTGGTGGTTGGAGAATTGGTATACGGGACATTCATAACACCTATCATTATTTTGCCCACTTATCTAGTTATCAAAAAGGTATTAAAGTAGGCGATATTTTGGAACCGGGAGCTATTATTGGATATGTTGGTAGTTCAGGATATGGAAAAGAAGGTACCGCTGGAAAGTTTCCTCCTCACTTACACTATGGTATGTACAAATTTAACGGACGAATCGAGTGGGCTTACGATCCTTTTCCTTCCTTGAAACGGTGGGAGCAAGAAGAACGAAAATCGTAAAAATACATCCAATGCTTGTTTATGACAAAACTATTACGGGTGCCAGGCACCCGTAATAGTTTTGTCATATTTAGGTTAGTAGGGTGACCCAAAAGAGGTGCTGGAAGAGGACGAATGTATATAGGATAATGGCGAAAGCGAGTAATATTGGTATGTACTTGTTGGGTTTCAGTTTTGTCAAAAGAAATAGTAAGAGTAAGGGTAGACAGATTTTTAAAGCATAAAAACTAGGGATGCTTGTTTCGTATACGAAATGCATAAGTGGGTTTGCTTCTGT
The nucleotide sequence above comes from Psychrobacillus glaciei. Encoded proteins:
- a CDS encoding DUF5658 family protein; this encodes MHTKLVFNSNKTLFKAATFLLVLAILDTFFTDYGIRNDHITEANPLMHFVYETSIPSFYALKICLPLLLLFLLTKLKPNKYIPILLAFAIILYTFVLFQHLFWVTLLT